The nucleotide sequence ACGAAGCCTCAACAGTTCTTTCTTTAAGTCTGCAATAACCTCTGCATAAGCAGGGTCTTTGTAGGCATTGTTCATCTCCTTGGGATCTTTCTTCAAGTCGTAAAATTCCCATGCCGCAGGGGTATCCGTATCAAAATCGTTGCCCCAGTTCTCCCTATCCCATTCAGCATTTGGGTCACTCGTATCAACGTAGTATTTTCCATAGAAGAATATCAACTTGTACTCTTTGGTGCGCACCCCAAAGTGGGCCGGGTTCTGATGGCGGTGGGCCATATGCATCCAATACCGGTAATAGGTCGATTTTTGCCAATCTTCGGGCTCTTTCCCCGTTTCCAATATAGTTTTAAAGCTTTTTCCCTGCATATAGTCAGGTGTACTTCCCCCTGCCAATTCAATTAGGGTCGGTGCAAAATCGGTATTGTTGATAATGGCATCCGTTCGGCTTCCCGCTTTAATCTTCTCAGGGTATCTCACAAAGAAAGGCATACGCATAGACTCTTCGTACATCCATCTTTTATCAATAAAATCATGTTCCCCGAGCATAAAACCTTGATCGCCCGTATACACGATAATAGTATTGTCCATAAGTCCTTCGGCCTCCAAATAGTCCATTAAACGCTTTACGTTATCATCAACACCTTTTACACAGCGTAAATACTTCTTCACGTAATCTTGGTAAACCTTACTGGTATATTTTCGCTCTTCATCGTCCATCTCCCACTTTACGTACTCTTCAGGACGAATTTTATCGGCATCACGGTAAGCACGGTGAATAGAACTATCTACATAAATGTTCATCGCCTGATTACGGATCAAGTTCCTATGGGATACTGACGAACCTATTATTCGAGTTAAGGAATCGTTTTTACCACGAGTAGCAATGGAACCATTGTTACCCCTTTCATAAAGACTTTCCGGTTCAGGAATAAAAGTGTCTGCCAAATACGATTCATAGCGAGGGGCGTTCTCAAAATCGTCGTGGGGAGCCTTAAACTGATGCACCAAAAAGAAAGGTTTGTTCGGATCCCTCTTGGTCTTCAACCAATCTAAGGTAATATCGGTGACCATGTCGGAAGAGTGTCCTTTTGTTTTAACCGTGTTGTTGGGCCACGGCTTATCACCTCGAACCCTAAATTCAGGATCAAAATACTTTCCTTGCCCTGGCAACACTTGATAATAGTCAAAAGCTGCAGGCTCTTCCTTTAAATGCCACTTCCCTACGATTGCCGTTTGGTAGCCCAATTTCTTCATTTCAATAGGCAAAAATTGACGGGCAGGCTCAAGACGGCCATCTAGATCGAGAACCCCGTTCATTTGGGAATTCTGACCGGTCATAATGGCGGCACGACTAGGGGTACATATCGAGTTGCTAACAAAGCAATTGTCAAAGATCATCCCTTCCTTGGCAATCTTATCCAAGGTGGGCGTAGGATTTAAACTGGCCAGTCGGCTACCGTAAATACCAAAACCTTGGGTAGTATGGTCATCGGCCATAATGTAGATAATATTCGGTTTTTTTTCGGTGATTACCGCCTTCTCCTCTTTACAGGAAGAAAACGCTATCAACAGTAACAGGGCGTACAGCACATTGTTTTTTTTGCAGCGCATTTAATTTTTTGGTTATGTTAATATGAGTTTGATCAAAGCCATAGACTTCAATCC is from Zobellia galactanivorans and encodes:
- a CDS encoding sulfatase family protein, whose amino-acid sequence is MRCKKNNVLYALLLLIAFSSCKEEKAVITEKKPNIIYIMADDHTTQGFGIYGSRLASLNPTPTLDKIAKEGMIFDNCFVSNSICTPSRAAIMTGQNSQMNGVLDLDGRLEPARQFLPIEMKKLGYQTAIVGKWHLKEEPAAFDYYQVLPGQGKYFDPEFRVRGDKPWPNNTVKTKGHSSDMVTDITLDWLKTKRDPNKPFFLVHQFKAPHDDFENAPRYESYLADTFIPEPESLYERGNNGSIATRGKNDSLTRIIGSSVSHRNLIRNQAMNIYVDSSIHRAYRDADKIRPEEYVKWEMDDEERKYTSKVYQDYVKKYLRCVKGVDDNVKRLMDYLEAEGLMDNTIIVYTGDQGFMLGEHDFIDKRWMYEESMRMPFFVRYPEKIKAGSRTDAIINNTDFAPTLIELAGGSTPDYMQGKSFKTILETGKEPEDWQKSTYYRYWMHMAHRHQNPAHFGVRTKEYKLIFFYGKYYVDTSDPNAEWDRENWGNDFDTDTPAAWEFYDLKKDPKEMNNAYKDPAYAEVIADLKKELLRLREDLNETDEKYPHIQKVIDAHWND